One region of Danio rerio strain Tuebingen ecotype United States chromosome 5, GRCz12tu, whole genome shotgun sequence genomic DNA includes:
- the poc5 gene encoding centrosomal protein POC5 isoform X2, whose protein sequence is MSSDEGERNSPDLPRDSDRGSSVSSALQDEYEELLRYAVVTPKNDPSLPSQLLNTTQLTKNPQHTPKRDTAAQLLADNEGQLNIRATPTPLLEESRPPSRMSEEIMSARSVLSEERSARVQTGSDRSQQSSPDALITTTTEIFISEDNLNRMENILDTWSTTLKSNVMMELRKWKLAFVEQHRLELKKEREKHAAQMTAVNAEMDSLKDLLNTYQISNQRKDEVIVNLSRAVDRQRQKLELMRSFTQWRMRQSAAREETQGSRLAEQHYHMQLKRKVWSGWHSLIQNRWRERVERACCARAEDVCMQLSTDYEAKMAQHVEELQKAQAEIHRLHMERERYEDSMKKAFMRGVCALNIEALSMFNTGEATRLDRDGPPQRDEPSTSSTTNPPPRNASSARLSPIVMESPILGPSHSNPEDVEPEQFFSQPSSSTGPRVETLVSTTVVNSTGPPGGSIHPFRQANSRIVTAGKQKASKTVTARLTGRVEHRTSRPPAAMHVMGVAPPMSSVVVERHHPVTQLTVGQATAAKFPRPAPQSQTVSSSKSSSSQTRGTSSSFHLHSIKVVD, encoded by the exons ATGTCATCAGATGAAGGGGAGAGAAATAGTCCAGATTTGCCTAGAGATTCAGACAGGGGCAGCTCAGTTTCTTCTGCACTTCAG GATGAGTATGAAGAACTTCTACGGTATGCTGTTGTGACTCCTAAAAATGACCCAAGTCTCCCATCACAGCTGTTGAATACAACTCAACTCACCAAGAATCCACAACATACTCCTAAAAGAGACACAGCAGCTCAGCTTCTAGCAG ATAATGAAGGACAATTAAACATCAGGGCTACACCAACTCCTCTATTAGAGGAATCCAGACCACCAAGTCGCATGTCTGAGG AGATCATGTCAGCCAGGTCTGTGTTGTCTGAGGAGAGATCAGCGAGGGTACAGACTGGCTCAGACAGATCACAACAAAGCAGCCCTGATGCTCTGATCACCACCACCACTGAAATCTTCATCTCAGAGGACAATCTCAACAGGATGGAGAACATTCTGGACACCTGGAGCACAACTCTTAAG AGTAATGTGATGATGGAGCTGAGGAAGTGGAAACTGGCCTTTGTGGAGCAGCACAGACTGGAGCTGAAGAAGGAGAGAGAAAAGCATGCAGCTCAGATGACTGCTGTGAATGCTGAGATGGACAGTCTCAAAGACCTGCTCAACACTTACCAGATCTCTAACCAGAGGAAAGATGAG GTGATCGTGAATCTGAGCAGGGCGGTTGACAGGCAGAGGCAGAAGCTGGAGCTGATGAGGAGCTTCACCCAGTGGAGAATGCGCCAGTCTGCTGCCAGAGAGGAG ACTCAGGGCAGCAGACTGGCCGAGCAGCACTATCATATGCAGCTCAAGAGGAAGGTGTGGTCAGGCTGGCACTCGCTCATCCAGAACAGGTGGCGAGAGCGTGTGGAGAGAGCATGTTGTGCCAGAGCAGAGGACGTCTGCATGCAGCTCTCTACAGACTACGAGGCCAAGATGGCACAG CATGTAGAGGAGCTCCAGAAAGCTCAAGCTGAGATCCACAGGCTGCACATGGAGCGCGAGCGTTATGAAGACTCTATGAAGAAAGCTTTCATGCGTGGTGTTTGTGCGCTGAACATTGAGGCCCTTAGCATGTTTAATACCGGAGAAGCAACTAGATTGGACCGGG atgGTCCTCCTCAAAGGGATGAGCCAAGCACCAGCTCAACAACCAATCCTCCTCCACGAAATGCCTCATCTGCTCGACTCAGTCCAATAGTCATGGAGAGTCCAATACTGGGCCCCTCGCACAGCAATCCAGAGGATGTAGAGCCG GAACAGTTTTTCTCTCAGCCCAGCTCAAGCACAGGGCCGAGAGTAGAAACTCTTGTGTCAACCACAGTAGTGAACTCCACCGGTCCACCAGGGGGCAGTATACACCCCTTTAGACAG GCGAACTCACGGATAGTAACAGCAGGCAAACAGAAAGCCAGCAAGACAGTCACCGCTCGTCTGACCGGAAGGGTCGAGCACCGGACGAGTCGCCCACCTGCAGCCATGCATGTCATGGGTGTCGCTCCACCCATGAGTTCAGTCGTTGTAGAAAGACACCACCCCGTCACTCAG CTCACCGTCGGTCAAGCAACAGCAGCTAAATTCCCTCGACCTGCTCCTCAGAGTCAGACAGTTTCCAGCAGCAAGAGCTCCTCCAGCCAGACCAGGGGAACCTCCTCCAGCTTTCACCTTCACTCCATCAAAGTAGTGGActaa
- the poc5 gene encoding centrosomal protein POC5 isoform X1, giving the protein MSSDEGERNSPDLPRDSDRGSSVSSALQDEYEELLRYAVVTPKNDPSLPSQLLNTTQLTKNPQHTPKRDTAAQLLADNEGQLNIRATPTPLLEESRPPSRMSEAEIMSARSVLSEERSARVQTGSDRSQQSSPDALITTTTEIFISEDNLNRMENILDTWSTTLKSNVMMELRKWKLAFVEQHRLELKKEREKHAAQMTAVNAEMDSLKDLLNTYQISNQRKDEVIVNLSRAVDRQRQKLELMRSFTQWRMRQSAAREETQGSRLAEQHYHMQLKRKVWSGWHSLIQNRWRERVERACCARAEDVCMQLSTDYEAKMAQHVEELQKAQAEIHRLHMERERYEDSMKKAFMRGVCALNIEALSMFNTGEATRLDRDGPPQRDEPSTSSTTNPPPRNASSARLSPIVMESPILGPSHSNPEDVEPEQFFSQPSSSTGPRVETLVSTTVVNSTGPPGGSIHPFRQANSRIVTAGKQKASKTVTARLTGRVEHRTSRPPAAMHVMGVAPPMSSVVVERHHPVTQLTVGQATAAKFPRPAPQSQTVSSSKSSSSQTRGTSSSFHLHSIKVVD; this is encoded by the exons ATGTCATCAGATGAAGGGGAGAGAAATAGTCCAGATTTGCCTAGAGATTCAGACAGGGGCAGCTCAGTTTCTTCTGCACTTCAG GATGAGTATGAAGAACTTCTACGGTATGCTGTTGTGACTCCTAAAAATGACCCAAGTCTCCCATCACAGCTGTTGAATACAACTCAACTCACCAAGAATCCACAACATACTCCTAAAAGAGACACAGCAGCTCAGCTTCTAGCAG ATAATGAAGGACAATTAAACATCAGGGCTACACCAACTCCTCTATTAGAGGAATCCAGACCACCAAGTCGCATGTCTGAGG CAGAGATCATGTCAGCCAGGTCTGTGTTGTCTGAGGAGAGATCAGCGAGGGTACAGACTGGCTCAGACAGATCACAACAAAGCAGCCCTGATGCTCTGATCACCACCACCACTGAAATCTTCATCTCAGAGGACAATCTCAACAGGATGGAGAACATTCTGGACACCTGGAGCACAACTCTTAAG AGTAATGTGATGATGGAGCTGAGGAAGTGGAAACTGGCCTTTGTGGAGCAGCACAGACTGGAGCTGAAGAAGGAGAGAGAAAAGCATGCAGCTCAGATGACTGCTGTGAATGCTGAGATGGACAGTCTCAAAGACCTGCTCAACACTTACCAGATCTCTAACCAGAGGAAAGATGAG GTGATCGTGAATCTGAGCAGGGCGGTTGACAGGCAGAGGCAGAAGCTGGAGCTGATGAGGAGCTTCACCCAGTGGAGAATGCGCCAGTCTGCTGCCAGAGAGGAG ACTCAGGGCAGCAGACTGGCCGAGCAGCACTATCATATGCAGCTCAAGAGGAAGGTGTGGTCAGGCTGGCACTCGCTCATCCAGAACAGGTGGCGAGAGCGTGTGGAGAGAGCATGTTGTGCCAGAGCAGAGGACGTCTGCATGCAGCTCTCTACAGACTACGAGGCCAAGATGGCACAG CATGTAGAGGAGCTCCAGAAAGCTCAAGCTGAGATCCACAGGCTGCACATGGAGCGCGAGCGTTATGAAGACTCTATGAAGAAAGCTTTCATGCGTGGTGTTTGTGCGCTGAACATTGAGGCCCTTAGCATGTTTAATACCGGAGAAGCAACTAGATTGGACCGGG atgGTCCTCCTCAAAGGGATGAGCCAAGCACCAGCTCAACAACCAATCCTCCTCCACGAAATGCCTCATCTGCTCGACTCAGTCCAATAGTCATGGAGAGTCCAATACTGGGCCCCTCGCACAGCAATCCAGAGGATGTAGAGCCG GAACAGTTTTTCTCTCAGCCCAGCTCAAGCACAGGGCCGAGAGTAGAAACTCTTGTGTCAACCACAGTAGTGAACTCCACCGGTCCACCAGGGGGCAGTATACACCCCTTTAGACAG GCGAACTCACGGATAGTAACAGCAGGCAAACAGAAAGCCAGCAAGACAGTCACCGCTCGTCTGACCGGAAGGGTCGAGCACCGGACGAGTCGCCCACCTGCAGCCATGCATGTCATGGGTGTCGCTCCACCCATGAGTTCAGTCGTTGTAGAAAGACACCACCCCGTCACTCAG CTCACCGTCGGTCAAGCAACAGCAGCTAAATTCCCTCGACCTGCTCCTCAGAGTCAGACAGTTTCCAGCAGCAAGAGCTCCTCCAGCCAGACCAGGGGAACCTCCTCCAGCTTTCACCTTCACTCCATCAAAGTAGTGGActaa